The segment CAGAAAAATAAGCCCGCTCGCGATGGAGAGCGTCAATAGAATAATGCCCGCCCATACCAACTCAAAAAGTACCCGTTCCATCGTGGTGAGCGGTGGTAACGACTGCACAATGCCGCGAATGTGATGATGGCGCAGCGCTTGGTTCTGCAGGCCGACCAGCACGGCTTGGGCGGCAGCAATCGCCAGCACGGCAAACGCCAGGGCAGAACTTACCGCATGTAATAAAATGCCTGGAGTCAGGCCGGTATGGCCGCCTTGGTTTGGCAGCCAAGTGGCGGCGATTAACGCAATGCCCGCCAGTGGAAACAACGCAATCCCGGCGTTAAGCACCGGTTTAATCAGGCTGGCTACCAGCACGACGTTGACCGCGACCGCCATCAGCAGCGTGGCGCTGGTGGTAAAACCGGGCAGCAGGCCAGGGGATTGGCTGACCAATTTAACCACTACAGGAATGTGCAGCATTAAGCCCAGTACGGCGAGCAAACGGACCATGCCCTGGCGAGGCGGCACACGCCGGAACAGCGTCATGCCCTGCCAAATGGCAGCGGCGACATAAAGAACAAAAGCAATCGTGGCGAAAGGGAGCGCCTGCATGATGCTATCCGTGCGCCTTGCAGCGCGTTGCTGTGAATAAATAAACGAATTAAGTGTGATTACGACGAGAATCTATCCAACTACTATAACTAATCCAAGCGGCGTCGCCCAGCAGGGTGGGCGTACGAAAATAGCCAGGGGTGCTGAGTACACCCCATGGAGACTCGAGGCGTGAGCGCGTATAATCGCCCCACTATCAGTCCAGGGCGTGCGCGCCAACGGCAGTGACGGAGGCAGAGAGGCCCCATGTTCCAGAATCTAAGTGAGCGTCTTTCCCAGACGTTAAAGTCGATTAAGGGTCAGGCTCGCCTGACCGACGACAATATTAAAGACACTCTGCGCGAAGTACGCCGCGCACTGCTTGAAGCCGACGTAGCGCTGCCGGTGATCAAGGAGTTTATCGAACGCGTGCGCGAGCGGGCGGTTGGGCAGGAAGTATCCAAAAGCCTGTCGCCAGGCCAGCAGTTCGTCAAAATCGTCCAGCAAGAGCTGGAAGCGATTATGGGCGAAGCCAACGACGGCTTTGTGCTGAAGGGTTCCCCCGCCGTTGTGTTGATGGCTGGCTTACAGGGTGCGGGTAAAACCACCTCTGTGGCCAAACTGGCCCGCTACTTACGCGAACGCGAGAAGAAAAAAGTATTAGTTGTGTCTGCCGACGTCTATCGCCCGGCGGCCATCGACCAGCTTGAAACCTTGGCCAAAGAGGTCGAGGTAGATTTCTTCCCTTCACGCTCTGACCAGCAACCGGTCGCCATTGCCGAAGCGGCTATCAAGCACGCCAAGATCCAGTTCCA is part of the Halomonas alkaliantarctica genome and harbors:
- a CDS encoding cytochrome C assembly family protein; amino-acid sequence: MQALPFATIAFVLYVAAAIWQGMTLFRRVPPRQGMVRLLAVLGLMLHIPVVVKLVSQSPGLLPGFTTSATLLMAVAVNVVLVASLIKPVLNAGIALFPLAGIALIAATWLPNQGGHTGLTPGILLHAVSSALAFAVLAIAAAQAVLVGLQNQALRHHHIRGIVQSLPPLTTMERVLFELVWAGIILLTLSIASGLIFLDNFFAQHLAHKTVLSLLAWIIFTTLLIGRYRFGWRGMRAVRWTLGGCGLLVLAYFGSKFVLEVVLNR